The Drosophila innubila isolate TH190305 chromosome 3R unlocalized genomic scaffold, UK_Dinn_1.0 2_E_3R, whole genome shotgun sequence genome has a segment encoding these proteins:
- the LOC117792643 gene encoding hemicentin-2 yields MAAEGSSLMPEVGALLAGGVLVEPYLDGFATSNVTTQIGTHAYLPCRVKQLGNKSVSWIRLRDGHILTVDRAVFIADQRFLALKQPDKYWTLQIKYVQARDAGTYECQVSTEPKVSARVQLQVVVPRTEILGEPDRYVKAGSNVVLRCIVRGALEPPTFIMWYHGAEQLAADSRRHRTQLDPNLPEANGEGQSTIGSLIIESAKKRDNGNYTCSPSNSPSATVTLNIINGESSASAVTSSAPITRAYTLCILGLLLSVIVIGVGHRT; encoded by the exons ATGGCGGCCGAGGGTTCCTCTTTAATGCCAGAGGTCGGCGCCCTGTTGGCGGGTGGTGTCCTTGTGGAGCCCTATCTGGATGGCTTCGCTACATCGAATGTGACCACACAGATCGGTACTCACGCGTATCTGCCATGTCGG GTTAAACAACTCGGCAACAAATCTGTGTCCTGGATTCGACTTCGTGATGGACACATACTCACGGTTGACAg AGCTGTCTTCATTGCAGATCAGCGTTTCCTTGCGCTGAAACAGCCGGATAAATACTGGACACTACAGATTAAATATGTGCAGGCGCGCGATGCTGGCACCTACGAGTGTCAGGTCTCCACGGAGCCAAAAGTGAGCGCGCGTGTCCAGCTGCAAGTTGTTG TTCCTCGCACCGAAATCCTGGGTGAGCCCGATCGCTATGTCAAGGCTGGCAGCAATGTCGTCCTGCGCTGCATTGTGCGCGGCGCCTTGGAGCCTCCAACGTTCATCATGTGGTACCACGGTGCCGAGCAGCTGGCCGCCGATTCGCGTCGCCATCGCACACAATTGGATCCGAATCTGCCGGAGGCAAATGGCGAGGGACAGAGCACG ATCGGCTCATTAATCATCGAGTCGGCCAAGAAGCGTGACAATGGCAATTACACTTGTAGCCCCTCAAACAGTCCCAGTGCGACGGTAACGCTCAACATTATAAATG GGGAATCATCTGCCTCTGCGGTAACCTCATCGGCTCCTATAACTCGTGCTTATACTTTATGCATCTTGGGACTGCTGCTGAGTGTTATTGTCATTGGGGTCGGGCACAGGACATGA
- the LOC117792647 gene encoding esterase-5B-like — MRHCIKLWLSLFVLNVAGTESDPLLVEIANGKVQGRDNGGYYSYESIPYAEPPVGELRFEAPRPYLRQWRDIFDATQPPKYCLQWSMVIYESNKLMGHEDCLTVSVYKPKNDSRTSFPVLAVIHGGAFMFGGPVDVGHEYILASGNMIVVKMSYRLGPLGFLSAGDVDLPGNMGLKDQRLALNWIKKNIASFGGEPENILLFGASAGGASVHLQLLQEDIAQLVKGAISLSGNALDPWVVQQGGRAKAFELARLVGCRDMSSSAEVKKCLKSKDANDIVSAVRHFFVIGYVPFAVFGPVIEPDDATESFLIQHPEDIIRSGKLAEVPWLISYATEDGGFNAAVLLEKQSDGKELIEELNTRWNELAPDFLYYRQSMSSIEQMDNYSDYLKREYLGDRSFNLDSYWDVQRMFTDILFKNSVKKVIDLYKEYGQSPIYAYVYDNPPEAGLAQWLARRSDIHFGTVHGDDFFLMFGKQLQDTLPSDKKIISQNFIQMMEDFAQCPDGALNYANCKFNDNRKQEQMQLLSITRSGCENLEVKALI; from the exons ATGAGACATTGTATAAAATTGTGGCTTAGTTTATTTGTCCTGAATGTTGCTGGGACAGAGTCAGATCCGCTGTTGGTTGAGATAGCTAATGGAAAAGTGCAGGGACGCGACAATGGAGGGTATTACAGCTATGAATCTATACCCTATGCGGAACCTCCTGTAGGAGAACTGCGATTTGAGGCACCTCGACCATATCTTCGTCAGTGGAGGGATATTTTTGATGCCACTCAACCGCCAAAGTACTGCTTGCAGTGGTCCATGGTAATATATGAGTCCAATAAACTGATGGGTCATGAGGATTGCCTCACCGTGAGTGTGTACAAGCCAAAAAATGACAGTCGCACCAGCTTCCCAGTCCTGGCAGTCATACATGGCGGGGCATTTATGTTCGGTGGACCAGTCGATGTCGGCCATGAATATATCCTTGCGAGCGGCAACATGATTGTGGTCAAGATGTCTTATCGACTAGGTCCCCTGGGATTTCTAAGCGCTGGCGATGTCGATTTGCCAGGAAATATGGGACTGAAAGATCAGCGTCTAGCGTTAAATTGGATTAAGAAGAACATTGCCAGCTTTGGCGGAGAGCCAGAGAATATACTGTTATTTGGGGCATCAGCTGGCGGTGCTTCGGTGCATTTGCAGCTTTTGCAAGAGGATATAGCGCAGTTGGTAAAGGGAGCTATCTCACTGAGTGGAAATGCGTTGGATCCCTGGGTTGTGCAGCAAGGTGGACGTGCAAAGGCTTTTGAGCTAGCCCGTCTTGTCGGCTGCAGAGACATGAGTAGCTCCGCAGAAGTCAAGAAGTGCTTGAAATCAAAGGATGCAAATGACATTGTCAGTGCTGTCCGTCACTTTTTTGTCATTGGCTATGTGCCCTTCGCTGTATTTGGTCCAGTGATAGAGCCCGACGATGCGACTGAATCTTTTCTCATCCAACATCCCGAGGACATCATCAGAAGTGGCAAACTTGCTGAGGTTCCCTGGTTGATTAGCTATGCGACTGAGGATGGAGGATTTAATGCCGCCGTGTTGCTGGAGAAACAATCCGATGGCAAGGAGTTAATTGAAGAACTTAACACCCGTTGGAACGAGCTGGCACCTGACTTTCTATATTATCGACAATCCATGAGCAGCATCGAGCAAATGGATAATTATTCGGATTATCTCAAACGAGAATATCTGGGAGATCGCAGTTTCAACTTAGACAGCTATTGGGATGTGCAGCGCATGTTTActgacattttatttaagaacagTGTCAAGAAAGTAATTGATTTGTACAAAGAGTATGGACAGAGTCCTATCTACGCTTACGTTTACGACAATCCACCAGAAGCAGGACTCGCCCAATGGCTCGCCAGGCGATCAGATATTCACTTTG GAACTGTACATGGCGACgatttctttttaatgttTGGAAAGCAATTACAAGACACGTTGCCTTCTGACAAGAAAATCATATCACAGAACTTCATTCAAATGATGGAAGATTTTGCACAATGTCCTGATGGAGCTCTGAACTATGCCAACTGCAAGTTTAACGACAACAGGAAGCAGGAACAAATGCAACTACTTTCGATTACTCGGAGTGGCTGTGAGAATCTTGAGGTGAAGGCGCTTATCTGA